A window of the Callospermophilus lateralis isolate mCalLat2 chromosome 7, mCalLat2.hap1, whole genome shotgun sequence genome harbors these coding sequences:
- the Or6y1 gene encoding olfactory receptor 6Y1, whose translation MITRILEVDNRNMTTYFILLGFPTRPALQLLLFSVFLAAYLLTLLENLLIILAIRSDGQLHKPMYFFLSHLSFLEMWYVTVISPKMLVDFLSQDKSISFHGCMTQLYFFVTFVCTEYILLAVMAFDRYVAICNPLRYPVIMTDQLCGTLAGGCWLCGLVTAMIKMVFIARLHYCGTPQINHYFCDISPLLNVSCEDSSQAELVDFFLALMVIAVPLGVVVASYATILTTILKIPSAQGRQKAFSTCASHLTVVTLFYSTTLFTYARPKLMYAYNSNKVVSVLYTVIVPLLNPIIYCLRNREVKAALKKTVLCKGSGPREEGDCSP comes from the coding sequence ATGATCACCAGGATTCTGGAAGTGGATAATCGAAACATGACCACGTATTTCATTCTTCTGGGATTCCCAACTCGACCAGCTTTGCAGCTTCTCctgttctctgtcttcctggcagCCTACCTGCTGACTCTGCTGGAGAACCTTCTTATCATCCTCGCCATTCGCAGTGATGGGCAGTTGCACAAGCCCATGTACTTCTTTCTGAGCCACCTCTCCTTCCTGGAGATGTGGTATGTCACAGTCATCAGTCCCAAGATGCTGGTGGACTTCCTCAGCCAGGACAAGAGCATTTCCTTCCACGGCTGCATGACTCAGCTTTACTTCTTTGTGACCTTTGTCTGCACTGAGTACATACTCCTCGCTGTCATGGCCTTCGACCGCTACGTGGCCATTTGCAATCCCCTCCGTTACCCGGTCATAATGACTGACCAGCTTTGTGGTACACTGGCCGGAGGGTGCTGGCTGTGTGGACTCGTGACAGCCATGATTAAAATGGTTTTCATAGCCCGGCTCCACTACTGTGGCACACCTCAGATCAATCACTACTTTTGTGATATCTCTCCACTCCTCAATGTCTCCTGTGAGGACTCCTCCCAGGCTGAACTGGTGGACTTTTTCTTGGCACTCATGGTCATTGCTGTTCCCCTGGGTGTGGTTGTGGCATCTTATGCCACCATCCTCACTACCATCCTCAAGATCCCTTCCGCTCAGGGTCGCCAaaaagccttctccacctgtgccTCTCACCTGACGGTTGTTACTCTTTTCTACTCCACCACCCTGTTCACCTATGCCCGCCCCAAGCTCATGTATGCCTATAACTCCAACAAAGTGGTGTCTGTTCTCTACACGGTCATTGTCCCACTTTTAAACCCCATCATTTACTGTCTGAGGAACCGTGAAGTGAAGGCCGCGCTCAAAAAGACCGTACTTTGCAAAGGAAGTGGGCCAAGGGAAGAGGGAGATTGCAGTCCTTAA